Proteins encoded in a region of the Orcinus orca chromosome 8, mOrcOrc1.1, whole genome shotgun sequence genome:
- the IFT46 gene encoding intraflagellar transport protein 46 homolog isoform X1 gives MENTGLRRSTHLPNKTMADNSSDEYEEENNKEKKKISQPTPQRGFSENDDDDDDDSSETDSDDDDDDDEEHGAPLEGAYDPADYEHLPVSAEIKELFQYISRYTPQLIDLDHKLKPFIPEFIPAVGDIDAFLKVPRPDGKPDSLGLLVLDEPSTKQSDPTVLSLWLTENSKQHNVTQHMKVKSLEDAEKNPKAIDTWIESISELHRSKPPATVHYTRPMPDIDMLMQEWSPEFEELLGKVSLPTAETDCSLAQYIDMICAILDIPIYKSRIQSLHLLFSLYSEFKNSQHFKALAEGKKAFTPPSNSTSQAGDAETLTFS, from the exons ATGGAGAATACTG GACTTCGTCGTTCCACCCATCTTCCTAACAAGACTATGGCTGACAACAGCAGTGATGAGTACGAAGAGGAAAATAACAAG gagaaaaagaagatcTCGCAGCCCACTCCTCAGCGGGGCTTTAGTGAAAACGATGATGACGACGATGATGACTCATCTGAAACTGATtctgatgatgacgatgatgatgatgaagagcaTGGAGCCCCTCTTGAAGG TGCCTATGATCCTGCAGATTATGAGCATTTGCCAGTTTCTGCTGAGATTAAGGAACTCTTCCAGTACATCAGTAG GTATACACCTCAGTTGATTGACCTGGACCACAAACTGAAACCTTTCATTCCTGAGTTTATCCCAGCTGTCGGGGATATTGATGCATTCTTAAAG GTTCCACGTCCTGATGGAAAGCCTGACAGCCTTGGCCTACTGGTATTGGATGAGCCTTCTACAAAGCAGTCGGACCCTACAGTGCTCTCACTTTGGTTAACAGAGAATTCCAAACAGCACAACGTCACA CAACATATGAAAGTAAAGAGCCTGGAAGATGCAGAAAAGAATCCCAAAGCCATTGACACATGGATTGAGAGCATCTCTGAATTACACCGCTCCAAGCCCCCTGCGACTGTGCACTACACCAG GCCTATGCCCGATATTGACATGCTGATGCAGGAATGGTCTCCAGAGTTTGAAGAGCTTTTGGGAAAG GTGAGCCTGCCCACAGCAGAGACTGACTGCAGCCTGGCACAGTACATAGACATGATCTGTG CCATCCTAGACATCCCCATCTACAAGAGTCGGATTCAGTCCCTCCACCTGCTCTTTTCCCTCTACTCGGAATTCAAGAACTCACAG